Part of the Halarsenatibacter silvermanii genome is shown below.
CAGCCTTGACGATGTAAACAGAGCCATACTGGAGCCTTACGATATCTCCTTAGAAGAATTCAAACAAAAAGGCTCAATGATGGTTGATGTACCAGAGCCTGATGAGGCACCCGTTTTTAATACTGAGACAGGTAAGTTTCAGTTTTATTCAGATGAGTTTGAAAGACATGGTGCTCCTCCGGTGGTCAGCTGGATTTCTCCCGATACCGGGCTGGATGTTGAGGACAATCAATTTAGACTGGTTCAGGGGAAAGAAGCGATTCATTCTCATACTGCTACAGCCAATACTCCTCAGCTGGCGCAGATCACCAAAGATTATAATACAAATAGGCTCTGGATAAATGCTGAAAGAGCAAGCGAAATGGGAATCTCGGACGGAGATGAAGTGAAGATATCATCTGAGATCTTCAGCGACAGATGCAATGTTAAAGTCACTGAGAGAATACATCCAGAAACTGTTTATGTTCATGGCGGTTATGGGAATAGAACTCCTTTTTACAGCACCGCTCAGAAAATAGACAGCATCAATCCGAACGATTTTGTTAAATATCAGAAAGAATCCATTGTGGGACATGCTATGATAAACGAAGTTATGGTAGAGATAGAAAAGGTATAAGCCAGAACTAAATACCTCGTAAAGATCACGGGAATAACTTTGTGAGGCTTCCAGATCTGACCGAAATCGAATCTGGAAGCCTTTTTTTGGTTTTAATTATTTTAATATTAGCTCAAAAATTTATCCGGGTTGCTATAAGATAAAACAAAACTTGCAATTATAATATTCAAGGCCAGCACTCAGAAAGAAAGAAAACTGGATTAATTGGTGGCACATTCTTAAATATTGTGTTATAATTATCTTTGAAGGATAGATGTTTTAGATGAAAAAGGTAATTTTGAGCTGCCGCAGTATTGAAGTGACCTGGCAGTAAAAAGATGGGATTATATTTTGGATCTTCTTGTTATCAGTTGATAGATATCGTATAAGATCACTGTCATGACAATAATGGCTGGAAGATATAAAGCAAAGTGATACTCGAAGTTTTTCGAAACTCAGGTTAAGTCCATGGCCAAAAAATAGTGTCTCCGGCTCAGGATCTGTCAGGCTGAGCGTGAGCTCAGGGACAGGCTTTTGCGAAGGTAGCGCAATTTTTTGGCCGAAAACTAAACTTATGCCGGGGAAAAACTTCATTGTAAACGAAGCTTTATATCTTACAGTACAACTAAATGAGGTTTTTTACACACCTATTATACAACTGAAGACAAGAAGATCGATAATTTTTTTGCAATTCCGTGCTATTAATATTATTATAGTAATATCGAGGGGGGGTAATTTAATCAAAATGAGTTACAAGAATGATAGAATCAATTGCCCTGGAATTGTTTTGATTATATCATTTGTGACGATTATGCTCCTATTAAGCTTAACTGTTTCAGAAGTTCTGGCTTCGAATAGTTCATTTAAAACCGTCAGAGATATGGCCGGAAGAGAGGTTAAAATACCTGCAGAACCGGATAGAATAATAGGACTGGGCGCAGGATCTTTGCGGATGCTGTCTTACTTTCAGGAGATAGAAAGAGTAGCAGGGGTTGAGGATATCGAGACGGATGAGGATTATTACGATACTCCTTATCGTATTGCCAATCAGGAGTTCAAAGATAAAACAGTGATCGGGCCCCAGCATGGAGGGGATGCCGAATTAATTTCCGGAGTAGATCCAGATATTATATTGTTTTTTGGAGACGTTTCAGAAGCCGATAGATTGGCTGCATCTTTAGAGGCTCCCGTTGTTTTACTGGATTATGGAGATCTTTATAATTACCGGGATGATTTTTATCAGTCTATAGAATTAACCGGTGAAGTGCTGAATAGTAATGAAAGAGCTGAAGAGTTGATAAGCTTTTTTGAGGAAACTATAGCGGATTTAAAAGAGAGATCAGAATTGGTTGAGCTAGAGGAGGCTCCTGCCGTTTATGCCGGAGGCATGTCATACAGAGGCAGTCATGGTTTCACTTCTCTTAGAACACCTTTTCCTCCTTTTGAATTTATTAGAGCCGATGATGTAACCCGCGATTACCTTGACTATGAAGCTATGACCCAGGTGGAAATCAGCAGAGAAATGATACTGGACTGGGATCCTGATTATATATATCTGGACACAGGTAATCTGCCTCTGATCAGGACAGACTTTGAGAGATTTCCGGAATACCGAAATTTAACTGCGGTTAGAGAAAATAGAGTATACGGCCTGCTGCCCTATGCCTCCTATAATGTCAATTTTGGGAATGTCCTGGCCAACAGTTATTACATCGGAAGTAAAATTTTCAGCGAGGCTTTCGCTGATATCGATCCTGAAGATAAAGCAGATGACATTTTTAAGTTTCTTTTTGGTGAAGCCGTTTATGCAGAGGTGGAAAATAGGACAGGTGGCTTTGGTTCGATCGATATTTAATTTATGAAATAAATGCAGGGAGGTTAATCGGTGAAGCAGCAAACGGAATCAGATAAAGAAATGGAAGAAGAGCTGCTTAATAAACACGAGGGCAGCAGAAAACAAAAAATAATTTTAATCATAGCTGCATTTATGATTTTAATATCGCTTTTTGTTTTTTCAATCGCTGTGGGAGCTTTGAATATTTCTTTTCGCGAGGTTTTAAAATCTCTTTTCAGAATGGAATCCGCCTCTCAAAAGATAGTGGTCTGGAATATTAGATTACCCCGCATTACC
Proteins encoded:
- a CDS encoding ABC transporter substrate-binding protein produces the protein MSYKNDRINCPGIVLIISFVTIMLLLSLTVSEVLASNSSFKTVRDMAGREVKIPAEPDRIIGLGAGSLRMLSYFQEIERVAGVEDIETDEDYYDTPYRIANQEFKDKTVIGPQHGGDAELISGVDPDIILFFGDVSEADRLAASLEAPVVLLDYGDLYNYRDDFYQSIELTGEVLNSNERAEELISFFEETIADLKERSELVELEEAPAVYAGGMSYRGSHGFTSLRTPFPPFEFIRADDVTRDYLDYEAMTQVEISREMILDWDPDYIYLDTGNLPLIRTDFERFPEYRNLTAVRENRVYGLLPYASYNVNFGNVLANSYYIGSKIFSEAFADIDPEDKADDIFKFLFGEAVYAEVENRTGGFGSIDI